A stretch of the Vicia villosa cultivar HV-30 ecotype Madison, WI unplaced genomic scaffold, Vvil1.0 ctg.001844F_1_1_2_unsc, whole genome shotgun sequence genome encodes the following:
- the LOC131636859 gene encoding protein neprosin-like, translating into MDLTSPIPYLLLHLLVFVSLFYSNNSLETRNPLVNQTFRSEDEIQKLKETIAIQLKQLNKPAVKTIHSPDGDIIDCVLTHLQPAFDHPLLKGQKPLDPPEIPNGNNQMNNFSGGFQLWSLSGESCPDGTIPIRRTTEQDLIRASSDSRFGKKFPTASDYHQHAIQYVQDGVFYGGQANLNVWNPQGDSDDLFSLAQMWVMSGTFGKDLNTMETGWQ; encoded by the exons ATGGATCTTACCTCTCCAATCCCCTATCTCCTTCTACATTTACTTGTCtttgtttctttgttttattctaaTAATTCTCTAGAAACAAGAAATCCATTAGTTAATCAAACTTTTAGATCAGAGGATGAAATTCAAAAGTTGAAGGAAACCATAGCTATTCAACTTAAGCAACTCAACAAGCCAGCAGTTAAGACAATTCAT AGTCCTGACGGCGATATCATAGATTGTGTTTTGACACATCTACAACCAGCTTTTGATCATCCTTTATTGAAAGGACAAAAACCAttg gATCCTCCAGAAATTCCAAACGGGAATAATCAAATGAATAATTTTAGTGGAGGTTTTCAACTGTGGAGTTTATCAGGTGAATCATGTCCCGATGGAACAATTCCAATAAGAAGAACAACAGAACAAGATTTGATAAGAGCTAGCTCTGATAGTAGATTTGGAAAAAAATTTCCCACTGCTAGCGATTATCACCAA CATGCAATTCAGTATGTGCAAGATGGAGTGTTCTATGGAGGTCAAGCTAATTTGAATGTGTGGAATCCACAGGGAGACTCTGATGATCTATTCAGCTTGGCTCAAATGTGGGTAATGTCTGGTACATTTGGAAAAGACCTCAACACCATGGAAACTGGTTGGCAG